Part of the Gordonia crocea genome is shown below.
CCGGTGTCGAGGCTGTCCCACAGCAGGCGCTCGCTGGTCCCCGCATCCGACGATGCACCGTCACGCTGCTCCGATGCGGTGACCGTTCCAGAACCCTGCGCCTGGGCCCGCTTGCGGCGTTCGTAGTCGTCGAACACCTTGCGCTCGAGTTCTTCCCGGCGCGCGGCCGGGGAACGGTACTTCGACGACATCCCGGCTCCCCGTGCGGCTCGCATCGCCAACGCGGCGCCGACCGCGATGAGGGCGACCGCGACGAGCACGATCGCCGGCGCCCAGTCGTTCACCGTCGTCAGCAACACCCGGAACCGGGGTGGCAGATCGATCGCGCGGGCCGCGTAGTCGCTGTCGACCGACGTGGTCATCAGTGAGACCGCCGGAATCGCAATGACGATGGCCCCGATGCCGAGCACCACGGCCACGATGCGCAGGGCGATCCCGCGCAGCGCCCACACGACGGCGACGGCGGCGAGCAGGACCAGCGCCGCCGGGGTCAGCCACGGGCTCCAGTCCGATCCGTGGACGGTGAAGCTGCGCATCGGCGAGAGTCCGTCCTCGGCGTCGACCCGGGCCCAGGTCACCCGCGAGGCGACCCACAGCACCAATGCGCCGGCGGCGAGGGCCACCGAGGCCATCGCCTTCTCTCGGATCCGGTTCGGCGACGCGGTGGGCTCGCCGTCCTCGTCGACGGTCATTCCTCCTGCGCCTTCTCCCCCAGCCTCGTCATGGTGGCCGCGGCCGCGACCGCGTTGAGGACCGCCGTCGCCTTGTTGCGCGCCTCGCGGTACTCGTAGGCGGGATCGGAGTCGGCCACCACCCCGGCACCGGCCTGCACGTAGGCCTTGCCGTCGGCGAGCAGCGCCGTGCGGATGGCGATGGCGGTGTCGGCGTCACCGGCGAAGTCGAGGTAGCCCACCACCCCACCGTAGAGCCCGCGGCGGGTGATCTCGTGCTCCTCGATGAGTTCCATCGCGCGCACCTTCGGGGCGCCCGAGAGCGTCCCGGCGGGGAAACACGCCGCCACCGCGTCGAGGGCGGTCTGGTCGTCGCGCAGTCGCCCCGACACGGTCGAGACCAGGTGCATCACGTGGCTGTAGCGCTCGATGTGGCTGTAGTCGCTGACCTTCACCGAGCCGGGCTCGCAGACCCGGCCGAGATCGTTGCGCGACAGGTCGACGAGCATCAGGTGCTCGGCCCGCTCCTTCTCGTCGCCGAGGAGGTCCTTGCCGAGCAGGATGTCCTCCTCGTCGCTCTTGCCCCGCCACCGCGTGCCGGCGATCGGGTGCGTCGTCGCCACGCCGTCGGAGACGGTCACCAGCGCCTCGGGGGAACTGCCCACGATCGCGACCGGGTGACCGCCGGTGCCGACCGATTCGGGGATGCGCAGCAGATACATGTAGGGACTCGGGTTGGACGCGCGCAACACGCGGTACACGTCGAGCGGGTCGGCCTCGGTATCCATCTCGAAGCGCACCGACGGGACCACCTGGAAGGCCTCGCCGGCCTCGATGTCGCCGACCAGCGTGGTGACGACCTCGCTGAACTCCGCCAGGTCGCGCTGCGCGGTGAAGACCGGCTCCAGCCGGTCGTACACCGCCACCGTGGAGGGGGCCGGCGCGGCCAGCGCCGCGGTCATCCGGTCCAGGCGGGAAACGGCGTCGGCGTAGGCCTCGTCGACATTCTCGTCGCTGCCGTTCCAGTTGACCGCGTTGGCGATCAGCGTGATCGTGCCCTCGTGGTGGTCGACGGCGGCGAGGTCGGTGGCCAGCATCAGGAACAGGTCGGGCAGGCCCAGATCGTCGACGGTGGACTCCGGCAGCCGCTCGAGGCGCCGGACCAGGTCGTAGGCCATGAACCCGACGAACCCGCCGGTCAACGGCGGCATGTCGGGCAACGGGTCGGTGGCCAGCAACTCCAGCGACGCCGCGAGCGCCGCCAACGGATCGCCACCGCTGGGCGCCCCGGCCGGGGCGGTGCCCCACCAGGCGGCCTCGCCGTCGACCACGGTCAGCGCGGCCGGCGCCCCGGCCCCGATGAAGGACCAGCGCGACCACGACTGTCCGTTGTCGGCCGACTCGAGCAGAAACGTGCCCGGGCGGTCGCCGGCCAGTTTCGCGTACGTCGACAGCGGCGTCTCCGCGTCGGCGAGGACCCGGCGGGTGACCGGGACGACGCGGTGGTCGACGGCCAGGTCGCGGAACTGTTCGAGGGTCGTCGTCGTGAGATGGGCGTGTCCGGTCATCCGAGCGGCTCGCCCCCGACGCCCCACTGGCTGCGCGGTACCTCGGTGATGGTGACCCAGACCGAATCCGGGTTCTTCCCCGTCGCCTTGGCGTACGCCTCGGTGACCGCGGCAATCGTCTCGCGCTTGATCGCGTCGGAGAGTCCCGGGGTCTGGGAGATCTGGATCAGCGGCATCGCAGCCTCATTTCTGCGCTGCGGACTGCTGCGCGTCGGGGTGGAAGAGTTCGGCGGTGTCGAAACAGCTGTGGTTGCCGGTGTGGCAGGCCGGACCGGTCTGTTCCACGACGAGCAGCACCGTGTCGCCGTCGCAGTCCAGGCGCACCGACTTCACCCGCTGGGTGTGTCCGCTGGTCTCGCCCTTGACCCAGTACTGCTGGCGCGACCGCGAATAGTAGGTCGCGGCGCCGGTCGCCAGCGTCCGCGCCAGCGCGACGTCGTCCATCCAGGCCTGCATCAGGACGATACCGGTGCCCTCCTCCTGCGCCACCGCGGCCACCAGGCCGTCGGCGTTGCGCTTGAGGCGATCCGCGATCGCCGGGTCCAACGCGTCCGGTCCGTCGGGGGTGCTCATGCGCTCACCTCCATTCCGGCGGTGCGCACGGTGATGCCTTCGTCGGCCATCGCCCGCTTCACCTCGCCGATGGTGAGTTCGCCGAAGTGGAACACCGAGGCCGCCAGCACCGCGTCGGCGCCGGCCCGTACCGCGGGCGCGAAGTCGGCGGCGCCACCCGCACCGCCACTGGCGATCACCGGGACATCGACGACGGCGCGCACCGCGGTGAGCATCGCCAGGTCGAAACCGGCCTTGGTCCCGTCGGCATCCATCGAATTGAGCAGGATCTCCCCCACGCCCAGGTCTTGGCCGCGGCGCGCCCATTCCAGCGCGTCGATGCCCGTGCCGCGGCGGCCGCCGTGGGTGGTGACCTCCCACCCCGACGCGGTGGGTTGCTGGCCGGCCGGAACGGTGCGCGCGTCGACCGACAGGACGATGCACTGCGACCCGAACCGGCGGCTCATCTCGCTGAGCACCTCGGGCCGCGCGATCGCGGCGGTGTTGACGCTGACCTTGTCCGCGCCGGCCCGGAGCATGACGTCGACGTCGGTGACCTCGCGGATCCCGCCGCCGACGGTGAGCGGGATGAAGATCTCGTCGGCGGTGCGCTTGACCACGTCGACCATGGTGGCCCGACCCGAACTCGACGCGGTCACGTCGAGGAAGGTCAACTCGTCGGCGCCCTCGGCGTTGTACCGGGCGGCCAGCTCGACCGGGTCGCCGGCGTCGCGCAGATTCTCGAAGTTCACCCCCTTGACCACCCGGCCGTCGTCGACGTCGAGGCAGGGGATCACGCGTACCGCCACACTCATCAGCTCTCCCAGTCCTGTCCGGTCACCGTGTTGATCAGGTCGATCAGTTCGCCGTGGACGCCGCGGGCCGCCGCGACGATCGACGGCGACGAGGCGCGATACGGCTTGCCGGCGACGTCGGTGACCACGCCGCCGGCGGCACGGACCAGGGCCGCGCCGGCCACGTTGTCCCAGGCGTGTCGGCCGAAGCTGATCGCACCGCTGTAGGTGCCCGCCGCGGTGAACGCCAGATCGACGCCAATGCTTCCCGACATCCGCAACCGCGACGCCCGGCCCGACAGGGCGGAGAGCACCTCGATGCGCCGCCGGCCCGGGTAGTGGCCCCGGGACCGTTCGTTGAAGGCGCCGAATCCGATGACCGATTCGCGCAGCGGAACCGGCCCCAGCGGGTCGAGCAGCCGGCCGTTGCAGCGCACCCCGCCGTCGAGGTGGCCCACATAGCGCAGGTCCAACAGCGGGAGCCAGGTCAGGCCGAGGACCGGCTCGCCGTCGGCGCACAGCCCGACGAGCATGCCGGTCATCGGCGAACCGGTGGAGTAGTTGAACGTCCCGTCGACCGGGTCGACGACCCAGACCAACCCGTCGTCGACGGGCGGGCCGCCGAATTCCTCGCCGTGGCACGGCAGTCCCGTTTGGGCGGTGAGTTCGCCGCAGATGAACCGCTCGAGGTCGAGGTCGACCTGGGTGGCGAAGTCGCGGTCGCCCTTGCGGACCACGCCCGGCGCGCCCCGGTCGGCGGTGAACCGCGGGGTCGCCGCATCGAGGATCGTGCTGGCCGTGTGCGCCAGCGCAGCCAGGTCGAGGGTGGTCGGGTCAGCCATCAGAGCTCCTCGCGCACCGCCGCCAGGGCCTCGGGCAGAGTGAACCGGCCGGCGTAGAGCGCCTTGCCGATGATCGCCCCCTCCACCCCCAGGTCGCACAGTCCGGCGATGGCGGTGAGGTCGGCCAGTTCGGAGATCCCGCCGGAGGCGACGACCGGCGACGCGGTGCGCTGGGCGACCTGTCGCAACAGATCCAGGTTCGGCCCGCTCAGCGTGCCGTCCTTGGAGACGTCGGTGACGACGTACCGGGCGCAGCCGTCGGCGTCGAGCCGGCTCAAGGTTTCCCACAGGTCGCCGCCCTCGGTGACCCAGCCGCGGCCCCGCAGCTTCCACGACTCCCCGTCGGCGGTGACGTCGAGCCCGACGGCGATCTTGTCGCCGTACTCGGCGATCGCCTCGGCACACCACGTCGGGTTCTCGATCGCGGCGGTGCCCAGGTTCACCCGGGCGCAGCCGGTGGCCAGGGCGGCCGCCAACGACGCGTCGTCACGAATGCCGCCGGACAACTCCACCGCGACGTCGAGCTCGGCGATCACGTCCGCCAGCAGCGCACGGTTGTCGCCCCGGCCGAAGGCCGCATCGAGATCGACCATGTGCACCCATTCCGCGCCGTCGCGCTGCCAGGCCAGGGCCGCCTCGCGCGGCGACCCGTACGAGGTCTCGGTACCGGCCGCGCCGCGCAGCAGGCGGACGGCCTGGCCGTCGGCGACGTCGACGGCGGGCAGCAGTTCCAGAACGGTGGCCATGGGTGGCGGTTTTCCTAACGGTCGGAGGGGGTGCCCGGGTTCGGACGGGTGCGTTTGGCCTCGCGCAGCTGCTCGGCCGCCTTGTCGACGACCCGGTTGGCGACGAAGCCGATGGCCGCGATCATCGCGACCAGGGCCAGGACCGTCACCGCAAGGGCGAGCCACGGATGGACCTGGGAGGCGGCCCAGATCACCGGCAGCGACACGACGAGCACGGCGAAACCGGAACCCAGCGAGGCCAGGGCCAGCCGGACGAACGAGAAGCCGGAACCGCTCATGACAGTCCTCCACACCAGTTGTCGAGCAGGTGCAATCCGACGTCGCCGGATTTCTCCGGGTGGAACTGGGTGGCGCTGAGCGCACCATTCTCGACCGCGGCCAGGAACCGCGAACCGTGGGTGGCCCACGTCAGCTTCGCCGCCGCGATAGGCGACGATTCGTCCGATTCGAGTTCCCAGGTCTGCGCGGCGTAGGAGTGCACGAAGTAGAACCGCTCGTCGGCGCCGACACCGTCGAACAGCACCGAATCCGGTGCCGACTCGACGGTGTTCCAGCCCATGTGCGGCAGCACCGGCGCGTCGAGGCGGGTGACCGTGCCCGGCCACTCGTCGCAGCCGTCGGTCTGCACGCCGAACTCGACGCCGGAGCTGAACATGATCTGCATCCCGACGCAGATCCCCAGGACCGGTCTCCCGCCGGCCAACCGCCGGCCGACGATCTGCGGGCCGCCCACCGCGGTGAACCCGGCCATACAGGCCGCGTACGCCCCGACACCGGGGACGACGAGTCCGTCGCAGTCGGCCGCAGCCGCCTTGTCCGACGTCACGGTGACACGGGCGCCGACGTGTTCGAGGGCGCGCTGGGCCGAGCGCAGGTTGCCCGATCCGTAGTCCAGGATGGTCACCGACGGTTGGCTCACAGACTGCCCTTCGTCGACGGGACGCCGCTGACCCGCGGATCCGGCTCGCAGGCCGCCCGCAACGCGCGGGCGACAGCCTTGTACTCCGCCTCGGTGATGTGGTGCTGGTCGCGGCCATACTCCACCCGCACGTGCAGGGCGATGCGCGCGTTGAGCGCCAACGACTCGAACACGTGGCGGTTGATGACCGTCGAATACGGGGCACCGGCCTTCCCGCCCTGGGCCGCACCCGGGATCACCGCGGTCAGCAGGTGGTCGGGCTCGCCGGTGTGCACGAAGTACGGGCGGCCCGACACGTCGACGGCCGCGTGCGCCAGTGTCTCGTCCATCGGGATCCAGGCATCACCGAACCGGCGGATGCCCTTCTTGTCCCCGAGGGCCTGGGCAAACGCCTGCCCCAGCACGATGGCGGTGTCCTCCACCGTGTGGTGTGCCTCGATCTCGATGTCGCCGCGCGCATCGACGGTGAGGTCGAAGCTTCCGTGCTGTCCGAAGGCGGTCAGCATGTGGTCGTAGAACGGCACGCCGGTGGCGATCTGCGTCTGGCCGGTGCCGTCGAGGTTCAACTCGACAACGATCGACGACTCGCGCGTCGTACGCTCCACCCGGGCGGTGCGCGGGGCTTGGTCGCTCATCAGAGCCTCACTAGGTCGGTCGGGGCCAACTTCTCGCTGACCCGCAGAAATGCGTCGTTCTCGGTATCCAATCCGATGGTGACACGCAGGCGCCCGTCGATCCCCGGATCACGGATCAACACGCCGTCGTCGAGGTAACGCTGCCAGCTCGCCGCCGGATCGGCGAATTCGCCGAAGAGGACGAAGTTCGCGTCCGACGGGGCGACGGCGTAGCCGAGGGCCGTCAACCGGGCCACCACCCGCTCGCGCTCGGCGACGATGCTGGCCACCCCGGCGAGGGTGTCGTCGCGGTGCCGCAGAGCGGCGCGCGCGGCGGCCTGCGTCTGGACCGACAGGTGGTACGGCAGCCGCACCAGGAGCACTGCGTCGACCACCGCCGGCGACGCGGCCAGGTAGCCGAGTCGGCCGCCGGCGAAGGCGAAGGCCTTGCTCATGGTGCGCGACACCACCACCTTGGCCGGATAGCGGTCGATGAGGGCCACCGCACTCGGCTGGTCGCTGAACTCGCCGTACGCCTCGTCGACGATGACGATCCCCGGCGCGGCGTCGACGATCGCCGCCAGGTCCTCGTTGGGGATGGCGGCCCCGGTGGGGTTGTTCGGCGACGTCAGGAACACCACGTCGGGGGCCAGTCGGGCGATCTCGCCCAACGCGTAGTCGAGGTCGAGCGAGAAGTCGGCCGCCCGCTTGGCCGCGAGCCACGTCGTATCGGTGCCGTCGGAGATGATCGGGTGCATCGAGTAGGACGGGACGAAGCCCAACGCGGTGCGCCCGGGTCCGCCGAAGGCCTGCAGCAGCTGCTGCAGGATCTCGTTGGACCCGTTGGCCGCCCAGATGTTGGCGGTGTCCAACTCCACACCGGTCGTCTCGGACAGGTACTGCGCGAGATCGGCGCGCAGCGCGACCGCGTCGCGGTCCGGGTAGCGGTGAAGCTGCGCGGCCGCGGCGCGGACCGACTCGGCGACGTCGTCGATGAGCGCCTGCGACGGCGGGTGCGGATTCTCATTGGTGTTGAGCTGCACCGGTACGTCGAGCTGCGGCGCGCCGTACGGCTGCTTGCCGCGCAGATTGTCGCGCAGCGGCAGGTCGGCGAGCGTCGCACCGGCCCCGACGTGTGCCCCGGACACGGGGGTCACGACGGGTCCCGCAGCGAGGCGAAGCGCTGCTTGACCGCATCACCGTGCGCCGGGAGGTCCTCGGCGTCGGCCAGGGTCACGACCTTCTCGGCCACCGCGCGCAGCGCGTCCTCGTCGTAGTCGATGACGTGCACGCCCTTGAGGAAGGTCTGCACCGAGAGCCCCGAGGCGAACCGGGCCGAGCCCGACGTCGGCAACACGTGATTGGACCCGGCGCAGTAGTCGCCGAGGCTCACCGGCGAGAACGGCCCGACGAAGATCGCGCCGGCGCTGCGGACCCGGTCGGCCACCGCGGCGGCGTCGCGGGTCTGGATCTCCAGGTGCTCGGCGGCGTACTCGTCGACGACGCGCAGCCCCGCCTCGAGGTCGTCGACCAGGACGATCCCCGATTGGGCACCGCCCAACGCCTGCGCGACGCGGTCGGCGTGCTTGGTCGAGGCGGCCTGCAGAACCACCTGCTCGTCGACGGCATCGGCCAACGCCTCGCTGTCGGTGACCAGCACCGATGCGGCGAGGACGTCGTGCTCGGCCTGGCTGATGAGGTCGGCGGCAATGTTCGCGGGATCGGCCGAGTCGTCGGCGAGGATCGCGATCTCGGTCGGACCGGCCTCCGAGTCGATGCCGACGGCACCGCGTACCAACCGCTTGGCCGCGGTGACATAGATGTTGCCGGGGCCGGTGATGAGGTCGACCGGGTCGAGCTCGGCGCCCGGCCCGCCCGCGGGGTCGACGTCTTGGCCGCCGTAGGCGAGCAGCGCAACCGCCTGGGCACCGCCGACCGCCCACACCTCGTCGACGCCCAGCAGCGCGCAGGCGGCCAGGATCGTCGGGTGGGGCCAGCCGCCGAAACCGGCCTGGGGCGGTGAGGCGACGACGAGCGAGGGCACGCCCGCCTCCTGCGCCGGGACCACGTTCATCACGACGCTCGACGGGTAGACCGCGTTGCCACCGGGCACGTAGAGGCCGACGCGGCGGACCGGGATCCACTTCTCCGCGACGGTGCCGCCCGGGGCGACCTGCGTGGTCACCGTCGCGCGGCGCTGGTCGGCGTGGACCGCCCGCGCCCGCGCGATCGACTCGCGCAACGCGGCGGCGACGGCGGGGTCCAGGTTCGCCAGCGCGTCGGCGATGACCGCGGCGGGAACACGGACCGATGCCGGGCGGACCTTGTCGAATTTTTCGCCGTAGTCGAGGGCTGCCGTGGCGCCATGGGTCTTGATCTCCTCGACGACCGGCGAGACCGTGCTCAGCACGGCGTTGACGTCGGTGCCTCCGCGCGGCAGGGCCCGGCGCAGCTGGGCTGCGGTGGGCGTGGTGCCGCGGAGGTCGGTGCGCGAGAGCATCAAGACTCCTGGTTCGATGGATGGGCTCCTATCAGGATATGCGGTCGACGGAAACGGTTTTCGCCACGTCCGCCCGGGTGTCACCCCGATGTGACCCGCGCCACCGCCGACTGGGCCCTCCTTCCGCCGACTGGGCCCTACTTTTCGCCGACTGGGCCCTACTTTTCGCCGACTGGGCCCTACTTTTCATCGACTGGGCCCTCCGCCCGCTTCCTGGGCGCCCGAGGAACTTGTGTGGCGACAAGCCCTCGGGCCCAGTCGGCAGGAATGAGGGCCCAGTCGGCAGGAATGAGGGCCCACTCGGCAGGAATGAGGGCCCACTCGGCAGGAATGAGGGCCCACTCGGCAGGAATGAGGGCCCACTCGGCAGGAATGAGGGCCCACTCGGCAGGAATGAGGGCCCAGTCGACGGAAATGAGGGCCCAGTCGGCGGAGGGCGGGAGCTAGGAACTCTTCGCGACCCGGCGCAGGCGGACGTTCGCGAACTCGCCCAGGCCCCACGGACCCAGCTCCCGGCCATAACCGGAGGCCTTCACACCCCCGAACGGCAGACCGGGCAGCGACGTGCCGTGCTCGTTGATCATCGCCATCCCGACATCGAGACGGTCGGCGACCTCACCGGCCTTCACGACATCGCTGCTCCACACCGACCCGGACAGGCCGTAGTCGACGTCGTTGGCCAGCTGAACCGCCTCGTCGACGTCGGCGAAGGAGTACACCACTGCCACCGGACCGAAGATCTCCTCGCGGTAGGCCGCCATCTCCGGGGTGACCCCGGTCAGCACCGCCGGCGCCATGAACGCGCCCGGACCGTCGAGCGCCTGGCCGCCGGTGTGCAGCACCGCCCCCGCCGCGACGGCATCGGCGACCTGCTCGACGACGTGGTCGCGCGCGGCGATCGACGACAGCGGACCTACCCGGGTGGCGGGATCGGCGGGATCGCCGACCGCCATCGCGGACACCGCCGCGGTCAGATTCGCCACGAAGTCGTCGTAGACCTCCTCGTGCACGATGAACCGCTTCGGCGAGTTGCACGCCTGGCCGCAGTTCATCATCCGGCCAGCGGCCGCACCGGCGGCAGCGGCGCCGACGTCGGGGCTGTCGAGCAGGATGAAGGCATCCGAGCCGCCCAATTCGAGGACCGACTTCTTCAGATGCCGGGCGGCGGTCTGCGCCACCGCGGCCCCGGCCCGGCCGCTGCCGGTCAACGACACGCCCTGCACCCGACGGTCCCCGATCATGTCGGCCGCCTGCTCGTTGCTCGCGTAGACGTTGAGGTAGGCGTCGGCCGGCACCCCGGCGGCGTGGGCGATCTCGGCCATCACCGCGGAACTCGCGGCACAGATCGGCGCATGCTTGAGGATGATGGTGTTGCCCAGCAGCAGGTTCGGCGCCGCGAAGCGGGCCACCTGGTAGTACGGGAAGTTCCACGGCATGATCCCGAGGATCGGCCCGATCGGCTCCCGGGTCACCGTCGACTCGGCCGCGCCCTGCGGATCGAGTTGCTCGGTTTCCAGGAGTACCGGACCGTGCTCGGCATACCAGTCGTAGATCATCGCGGTGAGCGCGAGCTCCCCCTTGGCCTGGGCCAACGGCTTGCCCATCTCCTTGCTCACCAATGCCGCGAGCTCGTCGGCACGGTCGCGGTAGGCCTGCGCCGTCGCGCGCAGCATCGCCACGCGGTCATCGACGGAACTGCGCCGCCACTGCTGATAGGCCTCCGACGACCGGGCCAGGACGTCCTGGACGTCGGCGTCGCTCATGGTGTCGAAGGTTTGCTCGACGACGCCGGTGGTCGGGTTCTGAGTCACATAGTCGGTCATGTCCGCCAACGTACGCGCCCGCCCCGGCGACCGAGCCGAATTCCCCAGGCCGAATTCCCCAGGCCGAATTCCCCAGGCCGGGTTATCCCGGCCGGACTCCCCGACCCGCGCACGTCTTCGCCGCTACATGTCCAAGCCGAGGTCGAGCACGGCGACCGAATGGGTCAGCGCCCCCACCGCGAGGTAGTCGACACCGGTCTTCGCGTAGTCCGCGGCGACCTCGAGGGTCAGGCCGCCCGAGCTTTCGAGTTTCGTCGACGGCGAGCGGGCATCGCGGCGCGAGACCGCCATCTGGGTGGCCCACAGGGGGAAGTTGTCGAGCAGGACCAGGCTCGGCGCCAGGGCCAGCACCTCGTCGAGCTGGTCGAGCGAGTCGACCTCGACCTCCACGGGGATATCGGGTGCGGTCGCGCGCACCGCCTGCAGCGCGGCGGCCACCGATCCGACGGCGGCGACGTGGTTGTCCTTGATGAGCGCCTCGTCGCCCAGGCCCATCCGGTGGTTGACTCCCCCGCCGGCGCGGACCGCCGCCTTCTGCAACGACCGCAGGCCCGGCAGCGTCTTGCGCGAGTCCCGAATCTCGGCCTTGGTCCCGTCGACCGCGTCCACCCATGCGGCGGTGGCGGTGGCGATGCCGGACAGGTGGCACAGCAGGTTCAACGCGGTGCGCTCGGCGGTCAACAGCTCGCGCGTCGGGGCGCGCAGCGCCAGCACCGTGTCCCCGGGGGCGACCCGGGTCCCGTCGGCCAACTCGGTGGCAACCTCGTAGCGCCCGGCGCCGATCACCGCGTCGAACACCGCCCGTGCCACCGGCACGCCGGCCACGACGCCGTGGGCCCGGCTGACGATGGCCGCGTCGGCGACCGCGTCGGCCGGCACCGTCGCCATCGTGGTGATGTCGGGCCCGTAGCGCAGGTCCTCGTCGAGCGCGAGCGCGATGAGCGCCCGCACCTCGTCGGTGACGAGGTCGGCCGATCCGGTCATTCGCCCGAGCCGGGGTTGCCGATCGAGATCATCTTCTCCACGCTCGCGCGCGCCCGCTCGGCGACGGCCGGCTCGACGTCGACCTCGTCGCTGCCCGTGACCAGGCAGCGCAGCAGCGCGGCCGGGGTGATCATCTTCATGTAGGGGCACGACGCCCGGCCGTTGACCGGCTGGAAGTCGACGTCGGGAGCCGCGCGCCGCAACTGGTGCAGCATGCCGATCTCGGTGGCGACGAGTACCTGGGAGGCCTTGGTCTCCCGGGCGGCGTCGAGCATGCCGCCGGTGGACAGGATCTTCACCTTCTCCTCCGGCACGGCACCCTCACCGGCCAGGTAGAGGGCCGAGGTCGCACAGCCGCACTCCGGGTGGATGAACAGGTCGGCATCCGGGTGCGCCGACGCCTGGTCGGCGAGTTCGTCGCCGTTGATGCCGGCGTGCACGTGGCATTCCCCGGCCCAGATGTGGATGTTGTCGCGGCCGGTCTCGCGCTTGACGTGCGCACCGAGGAACTGGTCGGGCAGGAACAGCACGTCGCGGTCGGGGTCGATCGACGCGACGACGTCGACGGCGTTGCTCGACGTACAGCAGATGTCGGTGAGTCCCTTCACCTCGGCGGTGGTGTTGACGTAGGAGACGACCACCGCGTCGGGGAACTCGGCCTTCCACGCCCGCAGGTCCTCGGCGGTGATCGAGTCGGCCAGCGAGCACCCGGCCCGGGCGTCGGGGATCATGACCCGCTTGTCCGGGCTGAGGATCTTCGCGGTCTCGGCCATGAAGTGGACGCCGCAGAAGATGATCTCGTCGGCGTCGGCTTCGGCCGCGATCCGCGAGAGGGCCAGCGAGTCGCCGGTGTGATGGGCGATGTCCTGGATCGACGGCAGCTGGTAGTTGTGGGCCAAGATCGTGGCGTTGCGCGCCTTGGCCAGGCGGTGCACCTCGTCGGCCCACTCCTGGGTGGGCTCGACTCCGGTGTACCCCTCGGGACCCTCGGTCCACGTGAGGGTGCTCGTGAAGTCTGCGGTAATGCTCATGTGACTGTCCTCCTTCGCCACCGGGCTGGGCGATTCAGGTGTTTTCGACTCCAAGTCGAAAACCTCGTTGATCGTAACACCCACCGTCGGCCGACCATT
Proteins encoded:
- a CDS encoding histidinol-phosphate transaminase, yielding MTPVSGAHVGAGATLADLPLRDNLRGKQPYGAPQLDVPVQLNTNENPHPPSQALIDDVAESVRAAAAQLHRYPDRDAVALRADLAQYLSETTGVELDTANIWAANGSNEILQQLLQAFGGPGRTALGFVPSYSMHPIISDGTDTTWLAAKRAADFSLDLDYALGEIARLAPDVVFLTSPNNPTGAAIPNEDLAAIVDAAPGIVIVDEAYGEFSDQPSAVALIDRYPAKVVVSRTMSKAFAFAGGRLGYLAASPAVVDAVLLVRLPYHLSVQTQAAARAALRHRDDTLAGVASIVAERERVVARLTALGYAVAPSDANFVLFGEFADPAASWQRYLDDGVLIRDPGIDGRLRVTIGLDTENDAFLRVSEKLAPTDLVRL
- the hisD gene encoding histidinol dehydrogenase; the protein is MLSRTDLRGTTPTAAQLRRALPRGGTDVNAVLSTVSPVVEEIKTHGATAALDYGEKFDKVRPASVRVPAAVIADALANLDPAVAAALRESIARARAVHADQRRATVTTQVAPGGTVAEKWIPVRRVGLYVPGGNAVYPSSVVMNVVPAQEAGVPSLVVASPPQAGFGGWPHPTILAACALLGVDEVWAVGGAQAVALLAYGGQDVDPAGGPGAELDPVDLITGPGNIYVTAAKRLVRGAVGIDSEAGPTEIAILADDSADPANIAADLISQAEHDVLAASVLVTDSEALADAVDEQVVLQAASTKHADRVAQALGGAQSGIVLVDDLEAGLRVVDEYAAEHLEIQTRDAAAVADRVRSAGAIFVGPFSPVSLGDYCAGSNHVLPTSGSARFASGLSVQTFLKGVHVIDYDEDALRAVAEKVVTLADAEDLPAHGDAVKQRFASLRDPS
- a CDS encoding NAD-dependent succinate-semialdehyde dehydrogenase, with amino-acid sequence MTDYVTQNPTTGVVEQTFDTMSDADVQDVLARSSEAYQQWRRSSVDDRVAMLRATAQAYRDRADELAALVSKEMGKPLAQAKGELALTAMIYDWYAEHGPVLLETEQLDPQGAAESTVTREPIGPILGIMPWNFPYYQVARFAAPNLLLGNTIILKHAPICAASSAVMAEIAHAAGVPADAYLNVYASNEQAADMIGDRRVQGVSLTGSGRAGAAVAQTAARHLKKSVLELGGSDAFILLDSPDVGAAAAGAAAGRMMNCGQACNSPKRFIVHEEVYDDFVANLTAAVSAMAVGDPADPATRVGPLSSIAARDHVVEQVADAVAAGAVLHTGGQALDGPGAFMAPAVLTGVTPEMAAYREEIFGPVAVVYSFADVDEAVQLANDVDYGLSGSVWSSDVVKAGEVADRLDVGMAMINEHGTSLPGLPFGGVKASGYGRELGPWGLGEFANVRLRRVAKSS
- the nadC gene encoding carboxylating nicotinate-nucleotide diphosphorylase: MTGSADLVTDEVRALIALALDEDLRYGPDITTMATVPADAVADAAIVSRAHGVVAGVPVARAVFDAVIGAGRYEVATELADGTRVAPGDTVLALRAPTRELLTAERTALNLLCHLSGIATATAAWVDAVDGTKAEIRDSRKTLPGLRSLQKAAVRAGGGVNHRMGLGDEALIKDNHVAAVGSVAAALQAVRATAPDIPVEVEVDSLDQLDEVLALAPSLVLLDNFPLWATQMAVSRRDARSPSTKLESSGGLTLEVAADYAKTGVDYLAVGALTHSVAVLDLGLDM
- the nadA gene encoding quinolinate synthase NadA, which produces MSITADFTSTLTWTEGPEGYTGVEPTQEWADEVHRLAKARNATILAHNYQLPSIQDIAHHTGDSLALSRIAAEADADEIIFCGVHFMAETAKILSPDKRVMIPDARAGCSLADSITAEDLRAWKAEFPDAVVVSYVNTTAEVKGLTDICCTSSNAVDVVASIDPDRDVLFLPDQFLGAHVKRETGRDNIHIWAGECHVHAGINGDELADQASAHPDADLFIHPECGCATSALYLAGEGAVPEEKVKILSTGGMLDAARETKASQVLVATEIGMLHQLRRAAPDVDFQPVNGRASCPYMKMITPAALLRCLVTGSDEVDVEPAVAERARASVEKMISIGNPGSGE